From a region of the Pseudomonas kermanshahensis genome:
- the tauA gene encoding taurine ABC transporter substrate-binding protein, which produces MIPHAPLRLFAALTLAGTSWLAQAADLTVAYQTTVDPAKVAQVDGDYEKASKASIDWRKFDNGADVITAVASGDVQIGYLGSSPLAAAATRKLPVETFLIATQIGAGEALVARDSIKTPQDLIGKKVAVPFVSTGHYSLLAALKAWNIDPSKVQILNLAPPAIIAAWKRGDIDATYVWDPALGVAKENGKVLITSGELAEKGAPTFDAWIVRKDFADKHPDVVKAFAKVTLDAYADYRKDPQAWLANKDNVAKLVKLSGAKASDIPVLLEGNVYPLAADQANALGAPTTQALTDTATFLKQQGKVDAVLPDYSPYVSAKFLPN; this is translated from the coding sequence ATGATCCCGCACGCTCCGCTGCGCCTGTTCGCCGCCCTGACCCTCGCCGGCACCAGCTGGTTGGCCCAGGCCGCCGACTTGACCGTGGCCTACCAGACCACCGTTGACCCGGCCAAAGTTGCCCAGGTCGATGGCGACTACGAAAAAGCCAGCAAGGCCAGTATCGACTGGCGCAAATTCGACAACGGCGCCGATGTGATCACGGCTGTGGCCAGCGGTGACGTGCAGATCGGCTACCTCGGTTCCAGCCCGCTGGCCGCTGCGGCAACGCGCAAACTGCCGGTCGAAACCTTCTTGATCGCCACCCAGATCGGCGCGGGCGAAGCACTGGTGGCGCGCGACAGCATCAAGACGCCGCAAGACCTGATCGGCAAGAAAGTGGCCGTGCCTTTCGTTTCCACCGGCCACTACAGCCTGCTGGCGGCGCTCAAGGCCTGGAACATCGACCCGTCCAAGGTACAGATCCTCAACCTCGCGCCACCGGCGATCATTGCCGCCTGGAAACGCGGTGACATCGACGCGACCTACGTCTGGGACCCCGCCCTGGGCGTGGCCAAGGAAAACGGCAAGGTGCTGATCACCTCCGGTGAACTGGCCGAAAAAGGCGCACCGACCTTCGACGCCTGGATCGTGCGCAAGGACTTCGCCGACAAGCACCCTGACGTGGTCAAGGCGTTCGCCAAGGTCACCCTCGACGCCTACGCCGACTACCGCAAAGACCCACAAGCGTGGCTGGCCAACAAGGACAACGTGGCCAAGCTGGTCAAGCTGTCCGGCGCCAAGGCCAGCGATATCCCGGTGCTGCTGGAAGGCAACGTCTACCCATTGGCCGCCGACCAGGCCAACGCCCTGGGTGCACCGACCACCCAAGCGCTGACTGACACCGCCACCTTCCTCAAGCAACAAGGCAAGGTCGACGCGGTGCTGCCGGACTACTCGCCGTACGTCAGCGCCAAGTTCCTTCCAAACTGA
- a CDS encoding OprD family porin gives MYKSSLALAVALGVLAQQAGAAGFVEDSKLSLSSRTMYFNNDNRDGGADNRESGQGFKLDYLSGFTEGTVGFGVDVQALWGIHLDGGRGKHPDNSSFFPSDTDGSAVSQWARVGGNAKARFSKTEAHFGSALAPNLPILVANDGRLLPQTFEGGTIQSKEIDNLTVNAGQLTHAMGRASSNRTGLSVAGATQDSNKFRYGGLDYKLTPDLTLQYYYSNLEDFYKQHFLGATHVFKIADDQSFKTDLRYFDSSSDGKNGEAGYRFNNNGGYAKNAGEVDNKTWTAMFTYTLGGHALMLGHQRVNDDGGFVWLNQGSVVDGNGRNEGAGGSSFYLFTDSMINQFAKAGENTTFGQYSYDFARLGVPGLKASVSYLKGEDGKNANGNGTFSEWERDARVDYVIQEGTFKGLGASLRHGVYRGTGTSSLADQDQTRLIFNYTYNFL, from the coding sequence ATGTACAAGTCCAGCCTGGCTCTGGCCGTGGCACTGGGGGTTCTCGCCCAACAAGCAGGCGCTGCCGGTTTCGTTGAAGACAGCAAACTGTCGCTCAGCTCGCGCACCATGTACTTCAACAACGACAACCGTGACGGCGGTGCTGACAACCGCGAGTCTGGCCAGGGCTTCAAGCTCGACTACCTGTCCGGTTTCACCGAGGGTACCGTTGGCTTCGGCGTCGATGTTCAGGCCCTGTGGGGTATTCACCTGGATGGCGGCCGCGGCAAGCACCCTGACAACAGCAGCTTCTTCCCGAGCGATACCGACGGGTCTGCTGTAAGCCAGTGGGCGCGTGTAGGCGGTAATGCCAAGGCTCGCTTCTCCAAGACCGAAGCCCACTTCGGTAGCGCCTTGGCGCCGAACCTGCCGATCCTGGTGGCCAACGATGGCCGTCTGCTGCCGCAGACCTTCGAGGGTGGCACCATCCAGTCGAAGGAAATCGACAACCTGACCGTCAACGCCGGTCAGCTGACCCATGCCATGGGCCGTGCTTCGAGCAACCGTACCGGCCTGTCCGTGGCGGGCGCTACCCAGGACAGCAACAAGTTCCGCTACGGCGGCCTGGACTACAAGCTCACTCCAGACCTGACCCTGCAGTACTACTACTCGAACCTGGAAGACTTCTACAAGCAGCACTTCCTGGGCGCGACCCACGTGTTCAAGATTGCTGACGACCAGTCGTTCAAGACCGACCTGCGCTACTTCGACAGCAGCAGCGACGGCAAGAACGGTGAAGCCGGCTACCGCTTCAACAACAACGGCGGTTATGCCAAGAACGCTGGCGAGGTCGACAACAAGACCTGGACCGCCATGTTCACCTACACCCTGGGCGGCCATGCGCTGATGCTCGGTCACCAGCGTGTCAACGATGACGGTGGTTTCGTCTGGCTCAACCAAGGCAGCGTCGTTGATGGCAATGGCCGCAACGAAGGCGCCGGTGGTTCCAGCTTCTACCTGTTCACCGACAGCATGATCAACCAGTTCGCCAAGGCCGGTGAAAACACCACCTTCGGTCAGTACTCGTATGACTTCGCGCGTCTGGGCGTCCCTGGCCTGAAAGCTTCGGTCTCCTACCTGAAAGGTGAAGACGGCAAGAACGCCAACGGCAACGGTACCTTCAGCGAATGGGAACGTGACGCTCGCGTCGACTACGTCATCCAGGAAGGCACCTTCAAAGGCCTGGGCGCCAGCCTGCGTCACGGTGTCTACCGTGGCACTGGCACCAGCTCGCTGGCTGACCAGGATCAGACCCGTCTGATCTTCAACTACACTTACAACTTCCTGTAA